The following proteins come from a genomic window of Salvia hispanica cultivar TCC Black 2014 chromosome 4, UniMelb_Shisp_WGS_1.0, whole genome shotgun sequence:
- the LOC125223268 gene encoding probable inactive poly [ADP-ribose] polymerase SRO1 isoform X2 — protein MNSFNSASVTAKRSAEVRGSAKAVVHSEPLIQNYSNFKRSSCPERLMFYQNGSWVDYSEEVAELLKLGFAEGRAVVEAQLLGYSCLFDLYRMLEIDLDSGNQRSIAWIDADGKCFFPKTFVNSCENDREVELGDGDGDEICARIEIDVRIVENSGDREGEGLKEGVDLGKRGRIDDVEESFCGAAAKRVKIEESESQSSRWPKARSLEAGEKRYEIVRNLFLSGLENVEPGAMVTAIHQRVRTGPLDKARSEVFAKQTEVVRRARGGSNVVFAWCGMSSRGVESVLMHGFGIPSKLSRSAGHGVGIHLSPIRLPQNSAMLAEVDENGEKHVILCRVILGRCEKVEAGSLQSYPSSVEYDTGVDDLNNPRWYTVWHGNMNTHILPECVVSYRPVNINGSVNSIPKNRVPNPSTFIAKLFSKLRGSLPFPQFCELQTSWESCKYVHPKFR, from the exons ATGAATTCGTTCAATTCCGCCTCGGTAACGGCGAAGAGGTCCGCGGAGGTGAGAGGCAGCGCGAAGGCCGTTGTCCATAGCGAGCCGTTGATCCAGAATTATTCGAATTTCAAGCGGAGCTCTTGCCCGGAGCGATTGATGTTCTACCAGAACGGATCGTGGGTTGATTATTCCGAGGAAGTGGCGGAATTGCTGAAATTAGGGTTTGCGGAGGGTAGGGCGGTGGTGGAGGCGCAATTGCTCGGGTACAGCTGTTTGTTTGACTTGTACCGCATGCTCGAGATCGATTTGGATTCCGGTAATCAGCGCTCCATCGCTTGGATTGATGCTGATGGTAAGTGCTTTTTCCCTAAAACGTTCGTCAATAGCTGCGAAAATGATCGTGAGGTGGAATTGGGCGATGGCGATGGCGATGAGATCTGCGCGAGGATTGAAATTGATGTCAGAATTGTTGAGAATTCGGGGGATCGCGAGGGCGAGGGGTTGAAGGAAGGTGTGGATTTAGGTAAGAGGGGGAGAATCGACGATGTGGAGGAGAGTTTTTGTGGCGCCGCTGCGAAGAGGGTGAAAATAGAGGAGAGTGAGTCGCAGTCGTCGCGGTGGCCGAAGGCGAGGAGTTTGGAGGCTGGGGAGAAACGTTATGAGATAGTGAGGAATCTGTTCTTATCCGGGCTGGAGAATGTGGAGCCGGGTGCTATGGTTACCGCGATTCATCAACGTGTGCGGACGGGGCCTTTGGATAAAGCGCGTTCCGAGGTTTTTGCCAAGCAAACGGAGGTCGTGAGACGAGCTAGAGGTGGGAGTAATGTGGTTTTCGCGTGGTGTGGGATGTCGTCCCGGGGCGTGGAGAGCGTCTTGATGCACGGGTTTGGAATCCCTAGCAAGTTATCTCGGTCAGCCGGTCATGGCGTTGGAATTCACTTGTCGCCTATACGATTGCCCCAAAATAG TGCAATGTTGGCTGAGGTGGATGAGAATGGCGAAAAGCATGTCATATTGTGTAGAGTGATATTGGGAAGATGTGAGAAGGTTGAAGCAGGGTCGCTTCAGTCGTATCCATCAAGTGTGGAGTACGATACTGGTGTTGACGATTTGAACAATCCTAGGTGGTATACCGTGTGGCATGGGAATATGAACACTCATATTCTGCCAGAATGCGTGGTCAGCTACCGGCCTGTAAATATAAATG GTTCTGTAAATAGTATCCCTAAGAATAGGGTTCCTAATCCGTCGACATTTATTGCAAAGCTATTCTCCAAGCTGAGAGGCTCGCTTCCTTTCCCGCAGTTTTGTGAGTTGCAAACTTCGTGGGAGTCATGTAAG TATGTCCATCCAAAGTTTCGATAA
- the LOC125223268 gene encoding probable inactive poly [ADP-ribose] polymerase SRO1 isoform X3: MNSFNSASVTAKRSAEVRGSAKAVVHSEPLIQNYSNFKRSSCPERLMFYQNGSWVDYSEEVAELLKLGFAEGRAVVEAQLLGYSCLFDLYRMLEIDLDSGNQRSIAWIDADGKCFFPKTFVNSCENDREVELGDGDGDEICARIEIDVRIVENSGDREGEGLKEGVDLGKRGRIDDVEESFCGAAAKRVKIEESESQSSRWPKARSLEAGEKRYEIVRNLFLSGLENVEPGAMVTAIHQRVRTGPLDKARSEVFAKQTEVVRRARGGSNVVFAWCGMSSRGVESVLMHGFGIPSKLSRSAGHGVGIHLSPIRLPQNSAMLAEVDENGEKHVILCRVILGRCEKVEAGSLQSYPSSVEYDTGVDDLNNPRWYTVWHGNMNTHILPECVVSYRPVNINGSVNSIPKNRVPNPSTFIAKLFSKLRGSLPFPQFCELQTSWESCKFR, translated from the exons ATGAATTCGTTCAATTCCGCCTCGGTAACGGCGAAGAGGTCCGCGGAGGTGAGAGGCAGCGCGAAGGCCGTTGTCCATAGCGAGCCGTTGATCCAGAATTATTCGAATTTCAAGCGGAGCTCTTGCCCGGAGCGATTGATGTTCTACCAGAACGGATCGTGGGTTGATTATTCCGAGGAAGTGGCGGAATTGCTGAAATTAGGGTTTGCGGAGGGTAGGGCGGTGGTGGAGGCGCAATTGCTCGGGTACAGCTGTTTGTTTGACTTGTACCGCATGCTCGAGATCGATTTGGATTCCGGTAATCAGCGCTCCATCGCTTGGATTGATGCTGATGGTAAGTGCTTTTTCCCTAAAACGTTCGTCAATAGCTGCGAAAATGATCGTGAGGTGGAATTGGGCGATGGCGATGGCGATGAGATCTGCGCGAGGATTGAAATTGATGTCAGAATTGTTGAGAATTCGGGGGATCGCGAGGGCGAGGGGTTGAAGGAAGGTGTGGATTTAGGTAAGAGGGGGAGAATCGACGATGTGGAGGAGAGTTTTTGTGGCGCCGCTGCGAAGAGGGTGAAAATAGAGGAGAGTGAGTCGCAGTCGTCGCGGTGGCCGAAGGCGAGGAGTTTGGAGGCTGGGGAGAAACGTTATGAGATAGTGAGGAATCTGTTCTTATCCGGGCTGGAGAATGTGGAGCCGGGTGCTATGGTTACCGCGATTCATCAACGTGTGCGGACGGGGCCTTTGGATAAAGCGCGTTCCGAGGTTTTTGCCAAGCAAACGGAGGTCGTGAGACGAGCTAGAGGTGGGAGTAATGTGGTTTTCGCGTGGTGTGGGATGTCGTCCCGGGGCGTGGAGAGCGTCTTGATGCACGGGTTTGGAATCCCTAGCAAGTTATCTCGGTCAGCCGGTCATGGCGTTGGAATTCACTTGTCGCCTATACGATTGCCCCAAAATAG TGCAATGTTGGCTGAGGTGGATGAGAATGGCGAAAAGCATGTCATATTGTGTAGAGTGATATTGGGAAGATGTGAGAAGGTTGAAGCAGGGTCGCTTCAGTCGTATCCATCAAGTGTGGAGTACGATACTGGTGTTGACGATTTGAACAATCCTAGGTGGTATACCGTGTGGCATGGGAATATGAACACTCATATTCTGCCAGAATGCGTGGTCAGCTACCGGCCTGTAAATATAAATG GTTCTGTAAATAGTATCCCTAAGAATAGGGTTCCTAATCCGTCGACATTTATTGCAAAGCTATTCTCCAAGCTGAGAGGCTCGCTTCCTTTCCCGCAGTTTTGTGAGTTGCAAACTTCGTGGGAGTCATGTAAG TTTCGATAA
- the LOC125223268 gene encoding probable inactive poly [ADP-ribose] polymerase SRO3 isoform X1, producing MNSFNSASVTAKRSAEVRGSAKAVVHSEPLIQNYSNFKRSSCPERLMFYQNGSWVDYSEEVAELLKLGFAEGRAVVEAQLLGYSCLFDLYRMLEIDLDSGNQRSIAWIDADGKCFFPKTFVNSCENDREVELGDGDGDEICARIEIDVRIVENSGDREGEGLKEGVDLGKRGRIDDVEESFCGAAAKRVKIEESESQSSRWPKARSLEAGEKRYEIVRNLFLSGLENVEPGAMVTAIHQRVRTGPLDKARSEVFAKQTEVVRRARGGSNVVFAWCGMSSRGVESVLMHGFGIPSKLSRSAGHGVGIHLSPIRLPQNSAMLAEVDENGEKHVILCRVILGRCEKVEAGSLQSYPSSVEYDTGVDDLNNPRWYTVWHGNMNTHILPECVVSYRPVNINGSVNSIPKNRVPNPSTFIAKLFSKLRGSLPFPQFCELQTSWESCKKGKLGKHAFMKKLRLIVGDDVLRSTIHDIRG from the exons ATGAATTCGTTCAATTCCGCCTCGGTAACGGCGAAGAGGTCCGCGGAGGTGAGAGGCAGCGCGAAGGCCGTTGTCCATAGCGAGCCGTTGATCCAGAATTATTCGAATTTCAAGCGGAGCTCTTGCCCGGAGCGATTGATGTTCTACCAGAACGGATCGTGGGTTGATTATTCCGAGGAAGTGGCGGAATTGCTGAAATTAGGGTTTGCGGAGGGTAGGGCGGTGGTGGAGGCGCAATTGCTCGGGTACAGCTGTTTGTTTGACTTGTACCGCATGCTCGAGATCGATTTGGATTCCGGTAATCAGCGCTCCATCGCTTGGATTGATGCTGATGGTAAGTGCTTTTTCCCTAAAACGTTCGTCAATAGCTGCGAAAATGATCGTGAGGTGGAATTGGGCGATGGCGATGGCGATGAGATCTGCGCGAGGATTGAAATTGATGTCAGAATTGTTGAGAATTCGGGGGATCGCGAGGGCGAGGGGTTGAAGGAAGGTGTGGATTTAGGTAAGAGGGGGAGAATCGACGATGTGGAGGAGAGTTTTTGTGGCGCCGCTGCGAAGAGGGTGAAAATAGAGGAGAGTGAGTCGCAGTCGTCGCGGTGGCCGAAGGCGAGGAGTTTGGAGGCTGGGGAGAAACGTTATGAGATAGTGAGGAATCTGTTCTTATCCGGGCTGGAGAATGTGGAGCCGGGTGCTATGGTTACCGCGATTCATCAACGTGTGCGGACGGGGCCTTTGGATAAAGCGCGTTCCGAGGTTTTTGCCAAGCAAACGGAGGTCGTGAGACGAGCTAGAGGTGGGAGTAATGTGGTTTTCGCGTGGTGTGGGATGTCGTCCCGGGGCGTGGAGAGCGTCTTGATGCACGGGTTTGGAATCCCTAGCAAGTTATCTCGGTCAGCCGGTCATGGCGTTGGAATTCACTTGTCGCCTATACGATTGCCCCAAAATAG TGCAATGTTGGCTGAGGTGGATGAGAATGGCGAAAAGCATGTCATATTGTGTAGAGTGATATTGGGAAGATGTGAGAAGGTTGAAGCAGGGTCGCTTCAGTCGTATCCATCAAGTGTGGAGTACGATACTGGTGTTGACGATTTGAACAATCCTAGGTGGTATACCGTGTGGCATGGGAATATGAACACTCATATTCTGCCAGAATGCGTGGTCAGCTACCGGCCTGTAAATATAAATG GTTCTGTAAATAGTATCCCTAAGAATAGGGTTCCTAATCCGTCGACATTTATTGCAAAGCTATTCTCCAAGCTGAGAGGCTCGCTTCCTTTCCCGCAGTTTTGTGAGTTGCAAACTTCGTGGGAGTCATGTAAG AAAGGGAAGTTGGGGAAACATGCtttcatgaaaaaattacGATTAATTGTTGGAGATGATGTGCTGCGCTCTACCATTCATGACATTCGTGGCTGA